The nucleotide sequence TGGCTGTGCTGTGCCAGAAGTATGGCCAGCTGAAGACCCTTGGAAGCCTGCACCACGTAGTCGTTGGCGCGCTGCACGGCCGCTGCGTCGAAGGCGTTGGGGCGGTCGGAATACAGGTTCAGGCCCGCCGTGGACGTGTCGTCCGGGAGCGGGAAGGGAACGGCCAACACTGAACGTACGCCGTGGCCAGTGATGGCCTCGTTGTATTCCGGCCAGGTGTTGTCTTTTTCAAAGTCGGGTATGTGGACCTGGGTGCCCTCGCGGCAGGCGTGGAGGCAAGGTCCATCGGCGAACGCGTATTGAACCTCGTCGAGTCGCCGCGCACGTTCGCTGCTGCTGGCCACCGTGCCCGCGGTCCTCTGACGCATCAGCGTAATTCCGCAGTAGACCTCTGAATCGGAGTTGCTGAACATGCCGGCCGAGTGCCGTGCCAACTCCTCGAGGAACACTTCCACATCCGGGGTGTTGAGCAGCATGTCCTGGATATCGGCCAGGACCGTGCTCGGCGCTGCGAGCTGTGGTTCTTCCATGTAAATCTCCGATTCGGTGGACGCGGCTTCCTTTTGAGCCTAACCCCGTTGAAAGCTAATAGTAAGTGTGCTTCTCTTTTTAAGGAGTCTTGCCGTGGGCTCACCACCCCAGCAGGTTTGAGGATTGAAGCCCCATGCGACAAATCCCACCGTCCGACGTCCTGACACGTCCCCCCGCCAATGCACCCGAAGGGAGCATCCGGCAAAGCTTCCAGGACAGCCTGGTCCTGGACCATCTCAATCTGGCCAAGTCCATTGCCGCCCGATACTCCGCCCACACCCATGACCTGGATGACGTCCGCCAGGTTGCCTACATGGGCCTGATCAAGGCGGCACGCGGCTACGACAAAGCCAAGGGCGTCAGCTTCCCGGCCTACGCAGCCCCAACAATTGCCGGCGAGGTGAAAAGGTACCTTCGCGACCATTGCTGGGTAGTGCGGCCACCGCGTCCCATCCAGGACGTGCGGCGCCAAGTGTTGGCCCGCACGGAAGAGATGACCCAAACCCTGCAGCGGACGCCGTCACCGCAAGATGTGGCAACGGACCTGAAGCTTGAGCCGGGCCTGGTGCAGGAAGCCCTGACGGCTGGAACCAGCAAGCGGCCCGATTCGCTGGATGCCCCCGCCGCGGAAGGCCGCGACGGACTTCACGGATCCTTGTCCGCCTTCGGTTGCCCGACAGACAGGCTCGAAGACGTTCTTGCGCTGCGGAACGCCATCCGCGGATTGAGTGCGGAAGACCGGCACCTGCTCTACCGGCGCTATTACCAGGAGGAAACGCAGTCCACCATCGCCGAAGCCCTGGGAATCTCGCAGATGCAGGTGTCACGGAAACTCTCAAGGGTTCTGGTTGCCCTCCAGAAGCAACTGCTGGACGACGAAGCCCAGCTCCGGAACGGGACCGAACGATCAGGACCACAACGCAGGCTGGGCCAAGGCCGGTACCCGGAGCTCGCACTGCAGTTCGGATAAGAGCGGGCAAGGGCCGGACGGGTTCGCCGCCGCTGAGGCCGCGCTGAGGTAAGTCCAGCCCTATTCCGACGACAGCACCACGGTCAGGATCCGGCGCAGGCTCATGGCCACGGAAGCCGGTGCGTTCACGGGTGCCTGGCCCGCCGCAGCCTCGGCCACGGCGTTGCTCAGGGCGGTGATGCTGTCCTTCGCATCAGCCATGCGTCTGGTCAGCTCGCCGGATTCCCCGTCCCGCCAATGGTCCACAACAGAGGCCACGGCTTCCAAAGACTCCGAAAGGTAGCCCACCACAGCATCCGGGATGACTGTTCCGGCGCCTTCTTCCCAGATGGCACTTGCCAGGACGTCGGTGATGTCCTGGACGTGGAAAGTGAGCCGTTCGAGGGTCCGCAAACCTGAGAGGTCGGCCGGCAGGCGGGTCGCACGACGCCGGGACCTGGGATTCGCCTTGGCGCTCAGCTCCGCTTGGTGCACCGCTGTCCGCACCGCGGCCGCAGTTAGGGACAGTTCGTCGCTGCGGCTCGCCCATGCTTCGTGGTTGGGCGGCCAGGACTCCTCCATGGCCTTCGCCATGTCTTTGAGCTGCCGTGAAAGTGCTTCCTGGTGGCCGGCGATCGCGGGGTCGATGTCGTCCAGGTGCAGGGGCGGAACCACCAGCCAGTTGACGGCGAACCCCACGGCGACGCCCAATGCCATCTGCAGGACGTACGCGAAGGAGAACCCCTCCGTGTTCGAGTCGCCCAACACCAGGACGAACAACGCAGCCATGGGAATCCATTCAGAGGCACTTCCCAGCCGGGGCAGGCCGCCGATCAGCACGCCAAGTCCCACGACCAGGGCGACGGCGAAGGCTGTTGGTGCGGTGACCGTTGTGATGGCGAAGGCCATGCCGATACCCAGCACCAGGCCGGCCAGGCTCTGGAGTCCGTGCTTGGCGGAGTCCGCCACGGTGGGGTGCATGCTGACCAAGGCACCCAGGGGCGCGTAGTACGGGTATTCAGCGGCGGGGCCGGGCATGAAAGGGGCGATGTACCAGGCCAATCCAGCAGCGATGGCTGTTTTGGCGGCGAACAGGAGTCGATGGCGTGTGACGGTTTTGCGCAGCGCGGGAATCAGCCGTCGCCTGGAGGGCATGGGGCTCATCAATCCAACGGTCGCAGGTATGTGCCCTGGTGTCGAGCGGAAAGCGCTGAACGTGAGCGGAACCATGATTACTGGATTCATGTGATTAGAACCACGGCATCCGGGTACACATCCATTGATAGTAACGATGCTTACTATTCCGGCTGCTGTCCGCAGCCTGCCAACTGTGGAAAGAGAGCAACAATGACTGAGCGCCAATCGCCGCAGGACGGAAGCTTCGCGGCGCCGAGAGGCGGAGCCCACGCAGGGACCGAGCCTTTTTCCGGAAGCTACCTGGACTCGCCGGACGTTGAAACCGATGCCACGCTAACAACTGGTTCCGCAGGTTCCGGTACCGGATCTGCGGATTCCGGCACCGTTGAAACTGCCAAGCAAGAGGCCGCGGGTGTGGCCGGAGCCGTCGGTGACGCGGCCAGCGGAGTGGTGGACACCGCCAAAACCGAGGCCGGCCACGTAGCCCGTGAGGTCAAGGTGAACGCCCGCCAGCTGCTCACCCAGACCAAGGGTGAGCTTGCCGACCAGGCCCAGGTCCAGCAGCAGCGCGTTGCCGAAGGGCTGCGCTCCATATCTGACGAACTGTCGACCATGGCAAATTCCACCCAGGACGGCGGCGTTGCCACGGATCTCGTCCAACAGGCTGCCCAGCGGTCTTCATCCGTTGCGCAGTGGCTGGAAGGCCGCGATCCCGGTTCGCTGCTCGACGAGGTCAAGGGCTTTGCCCGCCGCAAGCCAGGGACGTTCCTCCTGTTGGCCGCCGGAGCCGGTGTCCTTGCAGGTCGACTGGGCCGCGGCATGGCCGGTAACGCCTCCGACGCCGCCTCGGCGCAAAGCACGACGCCGGCAACCACCCCCGGCGCGGAGTACTACCCCTCTTCCGGCGGAGCGGTAACGCCTCCGGCCGTGGATCTGCCCGGACCGCAGGCAACCACTGCAGGATACGGCTCGGCAACCACCGTGGGAACTCCCGGAACGCCTGGGTACGACGCCGGAACCACCGGAAGCTTCGAAGGCTCCACGCTCCCGTACCCGGAGACCGAAGCCGGTGGGATCAAGGCCCAGGGCGATCCGCTCGCGGGCCCGCTTGATCCGGACAACCCCCAGTACGGAGGTAACCGATGAGCAGTCCCACCGATTTGCCCCCCACCGCGGCCCACGAGAAGGCGGAAAACCTGCCACTCGGCGAGCTGCTGGGCGACCTGACGCGTGACGTTTCGACGTTGATGCGCCAGGAAGTGGAGCTGGCCAAGGTGGAACTCAAGGAGTCCGCCACCAAGGCAGGGAAGGGCGCCGGACTGCTGGGCGGAGCTGCCTACGCCGGCCACATCACGGTGCTGTTCCTGTCCATAGCGCTCTGGTGGGCCTTGGGCCAGCTCGTTGGACTCGGGTGGTCCGCCGTCATCGTCGCGGTCATCTGGGGAATCGTCGCTGCGGTCCTGGCGGTCAAGGGCCGCAAGGAACTGAACACCATCAAAGGCATGCCCCGGACCGCTGAGACGGTCAAGGAAATACCACCCGCTTTGAAACCCAACACTGAGGAGACACGATGACGCAGAACCCCGACGCCCTGCGCGCGGACATTGAAGAAACGCGCCGCCGGCTCAGCACCAACGTTGATGCCGTGGCTGACAAAGTCACGCCGTCACACATCGTCAACCGCCGGGTGGACAAGATCAAGACAGCTGTTTTCGGCGCCCGCGACGACGTCCAGGACCGGGCAAGCACCGCCGCCCACCAAGCACAGGACACTGTGTCCGGAGTGGTTTCGGATATCGGCGATGCCCCGCAGGCCATCACCCGCAAAGCCCAGGGCAGCCCTGTCGCCGCAGGGCTGATTGCTTTCGGCGCCGGCCTTCTGGTCTCCTCGCTGTTCCCCGCCTCTGAAAAGGAGCGCGAAGCAGCGCAGGCAGTCAAGGAAGCAGCCCAGCCGCTCACCGATGAGCTGAGCCACGCGGCACAGGAAGTCGCGGAGCACCTTCGCGAGCCCGCCCAAGACGCCATGCAGAACGTCAAGGACAGCGCCACGGAAGCTGCTGCCAACGTCAAGGATGAAGGCCAGGCCGCGGCCGCCGACGTCCAGGACCGGGCAGAGACAGCCAAGGACAACGTCAGCAACCAGTAAGCCGGCCTGCCAACCCGGGAAGGGGACAGCAAACGCCGCAGTGCATCCTCATTGCGACGTAAGTTGTCCCCTTTCCGGGTGTCAGCGCACTTCGAGGATCATTTGCAGCAGCCGCGCAGCAGCCGGGCGTGCTGCGTGCTCTTCGGCCCATTGCGCGCGGGCCAGTGCCTTGCTCACAGCCTGCGTAGTGATGCCCAGTTCCTGGGCAACGGCTTTTTGCTGGCCCCGGACTCCGGGCGTCAGCAGGTCCAGCACCCGCCACTCCGCAGCGCTGCGGTGTTGAACAATATGGCCAAGAAGCCGCAGTACGGCTTCTGCTTCGGAAGCCAGGGCGGCCAGAGGGCCGTCCACCGCGACGGGTATCCGCTCCTTGCTGGACCGCAGCCTGTCCACGGCCTGGTGGCTGGATTCCACGATGCCCTGCACCTCATCCTCAACCGAGCGGTCGAAATCCAGGCGGGCAGGAATGTGCCGCAGGTCCTTGAGCAACTGCGGCACAAGATCGCCGTCGCGGCGGCTGTCGCGCTGGTTGATGGTGAGAGTGAACATAGTGGATCACATGCTACCGGCTGGTAGCAGCTCTGCAAGGGCACAATTCCCCTGTTACTTGCTTCGTGACGGGCTCCGCGAACTTCCGGCGGCTCAGTCCAGGGCGGTGGGTCCAGTCAGTACGACGGCGGGCAGCGCACCTGCCGCTGGACGGCCGGCGCCGGGTGTGTCGGAGTCCCGCATGGCTCCTTGGATGGCCTTCACCAGCGGGGCCGGATCCTCGTTCGCGGCGAAGACCCAGAACGTATCGCGGGCCCGGAACACTACTGCGTTCCTGCCGCCCGCACCCAGCGAGACCTTGTTCCTTGCCACCAGGCGCCTGTCCGGATCAGTGTTGTCGGCGGTAGTCACGGCCTTGAGCGTCCCGGGCGCGATCGCGTTCCAAGGAAACACCAGAAGGGTGCTCTTTTGCGAGTACTTGGCCACGATTCCCCCGTCAAAGACCAGGAGTTTCCGGAAACTGCCCAGCAGGGTCATGGACCACAGCACCAAACCGGTGAGGGCGCTGGCGGCAATGAAGAGCAGGGGCTCACCGAAATGTCCGGCCTCCCGGGTGGAGCGGAGCGGGCTGACGAACTCGGCGATGGTTCCAAAGAGGAAGCCAACCAGCAGGCAGAGAATCAGCGCCTTCCAGTAGATGCGCCGCGAAGAAGCGACATACCGGAGTCGCCCCAGCCCGGGTCCAAGCCGGCGCTCAACACGTCGTACCAGCCAGTTACGGCCGCGCATCCGGGCGCTGGCCATAGAGGTTGGGCAGGTTTTGCTGTTGTGCCGAGGCCGCTTGCTCCGCGGCAACGGCTTTGGGATCCGGGACCGGCTGCTGGCCTTTGGCGATGCCGGAGCGCCGGTCCATGGCAGCAAACTTGGGATCCCAGGTGTCATCTCCGCCGCCGCTCAATGCAGCAGCGATAACCATCACCACGAAGAAGGGGAAGAACGACCAGCAGATGGCGCGCCATCCGCCCAACCAGGCGCCCGCCGTCGTGCCGTTCTTGATCCGCACCGAGCGCATGCCTGCAGCGGCGTCACCGACGCTGCCCACAGTTCCCCAGATCATGCCGTAGATGAACAGACCCACGAACCACAGGACGACGTAGAGGGTCAGCCAGAAGCCGTCATTGAACCCGAGCGTCGAGCCGCTGTTCATCATGGACTCACGGACCACTGCGGCGATGGCTGCCAGGAGGATGTAGCCCACCAGGAACACGACCGCATCCAGCACGCGGCCCCAAAAGTGGGCTGCTCCGGATGCCTTGACGAAGTAGGCGCCCGTGTCGGGGTGGCGGCGTACGGCACGTCCGGTGAGGGGGTCCACCATGCCGGTTGCGGTTGTGGGCTTCGTAGCGCTCATGAGGGGCTTTCGGTTCGACGGCGGGTTGCGGCTTGGTTGCGGGAGATCAGGCCAGCCCGGCAAGTCCGCCCAGGACGCGGGCCAGGGACGGGGCCGATGTTTCCTTCAGTTCGAAGGAAACGCCCTCGCCCTGCTCCGGAAGGCCGGGTTCCTGCGAGCCCTCCACGCGAGGCGTCAGGACGTGGACGCCGGACGGGCCGGTGTAAACGGTGACGGTAGGAAATTCATTGGTGTCGGAGTTGAACGCAACAACGTTGCTTGCGGCCTGCGTATCGGCCAGGGCCGTGGCGGCATGGGCTTCGAACTGGGCTTCCGTGTACACCGCAGGGTCCGAGTCGCGGGCGGCGGCGTGCTCGGGATCCACGAATTCGGCGAGGCGCGGTACCAGTTGGTCCCGGGTGATAACGGTGAAGCCGTGAAGGCCGCCTTCGTCCACTTCCTCCAGCAGGACGCCTTCGTCATGGACGTAGCCGTAGAGCCAGCGCTTGCCGGTGGAGACGGTCCGTTCAACGGAAACAACGTTGCTGCCGCTGCGGCGAAGGGTCAGGGCGCCGGTGATTTCCTCCGTGGCGTGCAAACGGGAGGGTTCCGTTTCGCCTTCAAAGATCACCGGGTATACGAGTTCCTTGGCGAGCAGCCCGCGCAAGGCCACGGCGCACATGATGTCCTTGTTGGCGTCCTGGGCTGAAAGCCACGGCAATGCCACCAGTTGCTCGTGCTGGACGCCGTCCAGTGCCACGACTTCCTCATCGGTCAGCGTGGGCAGGGGCGCTCCGATGGCGCTGGCTGATGCCAGGATCTTGGCTGCGGCCTGGACATCCCGTTCGGTCCAATTCATGGTGCTCGTTGTCATCCGAATATCCCTCCGACAAAGTTTCCGACCGACTTGGCGGCATTACTGACTCCGTCTGCCACCTTACTGCCTACATCCTTGGCGAAATTGCCCACTTCCTTGGCGCCGTCGGCAATGTAACTGCCGGGGTTGCGGGCAAAGTTGGAGATGGAATCCCAATTGTCAGCCACCAGGTTGCCCAGCGCCCACGCTCCGGCAACCAGCCCGGCACCGATGACGATCGGCGCACCGATGGGACCCAGAAGGGCCGCGCCGCCGGCCGTCATGAGCATGATGCTGCCCACGCCGCCCACCACGGACAGCCCGCCGGCAACCCTGTCGCCGGTTCCGCGCCAACCGTCGTGCTGGGGGCTGATCATGTCGCTGATGCCGCCCACGATGTTCAGTGGTGCAGCGACAGCCCCGGCGATCCGGAGCCCCTTGGAGAACTTGCTCGCCTCCTGGAATGCCGTGCTGTACGGGATGTTGGCTTTGAGGTCGGTGATGACGTCCGTGACCTTTTCGCCGTTGCGCAGCGCGGTGATGCCGTCCCGCAGCACGCTGCCACCGGCGCGCCAGTTGGTCAGGATCTCTTTGGTCTGCCCGTACCGCAGGTGCCGGGGGATGACGTTTCCGGCGGCGTCCGGCTTGACCGGAAGGAGGTACTTGAAGGCCGTCCACAGCGGTGCAGCCACACCTTTGGCGCCCATGGCGGTGTCGTAGACATCCTTGAGGACGCCCACCGACGTGCCCGAGCCGTCATTGTGGCTGGCGAATTCCTGCTGGTTGGCGTGCTTCTTCAGCTGGCTCGCGTTTTGCCGGAGCATGTTGGCGGCCTTGACCAGGCTCTGCCGGTGCTGGCTGTTCCAGTCACCCTTGAAGACAGTGGCGTCGCGGCCTTGCCAGGCTGTCGTGGAATTGATCGCGTTGGACAGTTGCGTGCTTTGCAGGCTGATGGCGTCGGCGGCTTTGCCCATCACACCCGCCAGACTGCGAAGCTGCGCGATATCCGCGCCGTAAAACCCAGCCATATGGAACCCCCTGTGTGCAAGCATCGAAAAGTCTCGTCCCAGCCTAGGGGGCCGGCCAAGCTCCCGCGATGGGTAGTCATGCCCATCAAAGCAACGCGGGGTCACTTATGGCCCATGTTCGACTCCCGAATGGGCCATAAGTGACCCCGCGTTGCTTTAAAAGCACGACGGCGGTTGGTGGGGTTCCAGGGAACCCCGCCAGCCGCCGTCGTGGTCTGCGTTAGTGGCCTGCGGCCGGAACGTAGCGCTTGATGGAGGCTTCCAGCTCGGCTTCGGCGGCGGCGCGGTCGCCCCAACCCTCGGCCTTGACCCACTTGCCGGGCTCCAGGTCCTTGTAACGGGTGAAGAAGTGCTCGATTTCCTTGATCAGGAATTCGCTGACGTCGCTGACTTCCTGGATGTGGTCGAAGCGTGCGTCAACGGGAACGCAAAGGACCTTGGCATCTCCGCCGCCGTCGTCGGTCATGTTGAAGACGCCGATGGGGCGGGATTCAACGATGACGCCCGGGTGGAGGTCGAAGTCCTGCAGGAGCACCAGTGCGTCCAGAGGGTCGCCGTCTTCGCCCAGGGTGTTCTCGAAGAAACCGTAGTGCGTGGGGTACTGCATGGAGGTGAACAGGACGCGGTCCAGGCGGACACGGCCGGTTTCGTGGT is from Paenarthrobacter nicotinovorans and encodes:
- a CDS encoding GAF and ANTAR domain-containing protein; this translates as MEEPQLAAPSTVLADIQDMLLNTPDVEVFLEELARHSAGMFSNSDSEVYCGITLMRQRTAGTVASSSERARRLDEVQYAFADGPCLHACREGTQVHIPDFEKDNTWPEYNEAITGHGVRSVLAVPFPLPDDTSTAGLNLYSDRPNAFDAAAVQRANDYVVQASKGLQLAILLAQHSQTAANLRAAMESRTVIDVATGIIIAQNRCTQEEAIELIKKASSNRNVKLRAVAQAIVESAGGGQVQTYFQ
- a CDS encoding sigma-70 family RNA polymerase sigma factor, with translation MRQIPPSDVLTRPPANAPEGSIRQSFQDSLVLDHLNLAKSIAARYSAHTHDLDDVRQVAYMGLIKAARGYDKAKGVSFPAYAAPTIAGEVKRYLRDHCWVVRPPRPIQDVRRQVLARTEEMTQTLQRTPSPQDVATDLKLEPGLVQEALTAGTSKRPDSLDAPAAEGRDGLHGSLSAFGCPTDRLEDVLALRNAIRGLSAEDRHLLYRRYYQEETQSTIAEALGISQMQVSRKLSRVLVALQKQLLDDEAQLRNGTERSGPQRRLGQGRYPELALQFG
- a CDS encoding FUSC family protein — its product is MSPMPSRRRLIPALRKTVTRHRLLFAAKTAIAAGLAWYIAPFMPGPAAEYPYYAPLGALVSMHPTVADSAKHGLQSLAGLVLGIGMAFAITTVTAPTAFAVALVVGLGVLIGGLPRLGSASEWIPMAALFVLVLGDSNTEGFSFAYVLQMALGVAVGFAVNWLVVPPLHLDDIDPAIAGHQEALSRQLKDMAKAMEESWPPNHEAWASRSDELSLTAAAVRTAVHQAELSAKANPRSRRRATRLPADLSGLRTLERLTFHVQDITDVLASAIWEEGAGTVIPDAVVGYLSESLEAVASVVDHWRDGESGELTRRMADAKDSITALSNAVAEAAAGQAPVNAPASVAMSLRRILTVVLSSE
- a CDS encoding phage holin family protein, which translates into the protein MSSPTDLPPTAAHEKAENLPLGELLGDLTRDVSTLMRQEVELAKVELKESATKAGKGAGLLGGAAYAGHITVLFLSIALWWALGQLVGLGWSAVIVAVIWGIVAAVLAVKGRKELNTIKGMPRTAETVKEIPPALKPNTEETR
- a CDS encoding DUF3618 domain-containing protein, whose amino-acid sequence is MTQNPDALRADIEETRRRLSTNVDAVADKVTPSHIVNRRVDKIKTAVFGARDDVQDRASTAAHQAQDTVSGVVSDIGDAPQAITRKAQGSPVAAGLIAFGAGLLVSSLFPASEKEREAAQAVKEAAQPLTDELSHAAQEVAEHLREPAQDAMQNVKDSATEAAANVKDEGQAAAADVQDRAETAKDNVSNQ
- a CDS encoding inorganic diphosphatase: MKHDVTIEIPKGSRVKYEVDHETGRVRLDRVLFTSMQYPTHYGFFENTLGEDGDPLDALVLLQDFDLHPGVIVESRPIGVFNMTDDGGGDAKVLCVPVDARFDHIQEVSDVSEFLIKEIEHFFTRYKDLEPGKWVKAEGWGDRAAAEAELEASIKRYVPAAGH